The following are encoded in a window of Stigmatopora nigra isolate UIUO_SnigA chromosome 23, RoL_Snig_1.1, whole genome shotgun sequence genomic DNA:
- the lrmp gene encoding inositol 1,4,5-triphosphate receptor associated 2 produces the protein MPITPQATRRHNPVDSICRKLQTIQWHGDREPYSPFQIPKISSTSYDSPQCGLRHNLEAILKTGTPCQVPFNPENMQYSTPLAEESNPPTPANITYSISSTIGDKRSIHRSDIKPYKIWHTYNSTPTDQLKDSPYFTFTQSETRSTPSDFACKQKSSDTLSKTFSLGDDVFSYNLDFSSGDAGKSPEFDMPYPALVVKRLPLEDEGNKMVSDSNNMAEVSLICEENLLDTIFHACDTQRRGKVYVSHIVDYLRHTTSRSPEDRGLEDLCNMLDPERKDVSIDLETYHAVMWEWIEDCRKNGEEPPEGVFQDPDKLRSSLSEARRTILLNMTSGSLEGFGGDVSRQEFETSELVYCLADLQKSNQKLQDEVKKLKQSMESMEESNQKLADENEELRNQTKSHQQLIHNEKILHDEVEEMKATLNCTEEGRARACAHSKHLEKENQGLVVKIASLQEENFRVTMEMDELQKRITELCDINADLQVQIEAFDTVVNEKEVLIQERKRQIDELKAIVEEYTSVTELLRADKSKLENHVQMMLPDFSGGGVSLSVAYRLNQSISGSLQTELALAQSPLEVDPFPTGICAASPLDETLDREVLLMMHGPSPEIMALEFKKLLNKMKSDFQQDTNTVLTALKALLSDRSKPEANTETSLKGVLDATREDWGLTLDQLAQYTDSIEKELIKMASNMRRSRTDILHLTVRVQDQENQKRQLSEELEQLKTPQDSREASCQTPVPEEETGDDLEWDEEYALQDFLKKEIAASPCQVQDAVTEEGDEKWTVVNGTSEGEARDTSTPVGSAKPEASLDGQCLTGESQVCFTESTQPEDNHQHLQDEAAVMSDTHSQAVRPEHPAADAPPDPSHSESREMTSKSEDASQNVSISEQEPTSTPTETKITPDKITPSNESIQPEGQDKEINISTETSLSQDPSVPRSTQDATSSVPVLVEEEESAKEGYTSMAALLPQGTGELTSTCADSLTDCQLSSVSSVQNGQLESNVTDTSKEEKDSNELNRKELESQGQDSTQALKVDEAKTGSCALTEKQQSSTISEQDDVCSPLSPNEKEIETEFQRLALGFKCDMFTLEKRLRLEERSRDLAEENVRREVSSCQGLLQALNPLCDDDNQSMEIIHRLQKNLDILVQSMTRVSSRSEMLGSIHQESRIGKAVEVMIQHVENLRRVYTKEHAELLELREAMMRNERSFGSHLDRDEFRGKKPPTTQYYKSSTRRVSIAAIPRSGGGNMHYDMTKQQDGPESEAERLTRRSPWTMGGKNMARPPLKRFVSSAAWVETEEPSAVMKSVNEPQTVAESEESAPERRRSSLCELGSKLTSLILPLKTNQEELFVMLPSSSAIPACPDQGLSQSLSNSLTSTRASAAAVARGRQGIWLWLAMLLLLAGLLALLASLVMQPAVDAAPVGTGDSWMAIQQLLWPYTGLRHNGQPPV, from the exons ATGCCAATCACACCCCAAGCAACTCGCCGCCATAACCCAGTGGACAGCATCTGCCGTAAACTGCAAACCATCCAATGGCACGGTGACCGAGAACCTTACTCCCCCTTCCAGATCCCCAAAATCTCCTCCACTAGCTACGACAGCCCCCAATGTGGCCTTCGCCACAacttggaagccattttgaagACAGGGACTCCTTGCCAGGTTCCATTTAACCCAGAAAATATGCAGTATTCTACTCCTCTCGCAGAAGAATCTAACCCACCCACCCCTGCTAATATCACATATAGTATCAGCAGTACTATTGGGGATAAGAGAAGTATCCATAGGAGTGACATAAAACCTTATAAAATCTGGCATACGTATAATTCTACCCCAACAGACCAACTCAAGGATTCCCCGTACTTTACGTTTACGCAAAGTGAAACCAGATCAACGCCAAGTGATTTTGCGTGTAAACAGAAGAGCAGCGATACGCTCTCTAAAACTTTCAGCCTTGGTGATGACGTCTTCTCGTACAACCTGGACTTCAGCTCTGGTGATGCTGGGAAGTCACCAGAGTTTGACATGCCCTACCCAGCTCTGGTTGTAAAAAGATTGCCACTTGAAGATGAAG GGAACAAGATGGTCTCTGATAGCAACAACATGGCAGAAGTCAGCCTCATCTGCGAGGAGAATCTCCTCGACACTATCTTCCACGCGTGTGATACACAGCGCcgag gTAAAGTCTACGTCTCTCACATCGTTGACTACTTAAGACATACAACCAGTCGCTCCCCTGAAGACCGAGGACTTGAAGATCTTTGTAATATGCTGGATCCTGAACGCAAAGATGTCTCCATAGACCTGGAGACATATCACGCCGTCATGTGGGAGTGGATTGAGGACTGCCgcaaaaatgg ggaagaACCACCAGAAGGAGTATTTCAGGATCCGGATAAACTAAGAAGTAGCCTATCAG AGGCAAGGAGAACCATACTCCTCAATATGACATCGGGAAGCTTGGAAGGCTTCGGAGGAGACGTGTCAAGACAGGAATT CGAAACATCAGAGCTCGTCTACTGCCTCGCCGACCTCCAGAAGAGCAACCAAAAACTCCAAGATGAGGTAAAGAAGCTAAAACAGTCCATGGAAAGCATGGAGGAGAGCAACCAAAAACTAGCAGATGAAAACGAGGAACTACGCAACCAGACTAAAAG TCACCAACAGCTGATCCATAATGAAAAGATCCTCCATGACGAAGTGGAAGAAATGAAGGCTACCCTGAATTGCACTGAGGAAGGCAGAGCTCGCGCCTGCGCACACAGCAAACATCTG GAGAAGGAAAACCAAGGCCTTGTTGTTAAGATTGCATCTCTTCAGGAAGag AACTTTAGGGTCACCATGGAGATGGACGAGCTTCAGAAGAGGATTACAGAGCTGTGTGACATCAATGCTGACCTTCAG GTGCAGATTGAGGCTTTCGATACTGTCGTCAATGAAAAAGAAGTACTTATACAAGAG aGGAAAAGACAGATAGATGAACTCAAAGCAATAGTGGAAGAATACACATCTGTTACAGAG TTACTGAGGGCCGACAAGAGCAAACTGGAGAACCATGTGCAGATGATGCTACCAGACTTTTCTGG TGGTGGAGTGTCGCTTTCCGTCGCCTACAGGTTGAACCAAAGTATTTCAGGATCACTCCAGACAGAGCTGGCATTAGCTCAATCACCACTAGAG GTGGACCCTTTCCCCACCGGCATATGCGCCGCCTCACCACTGGACGAGACTCTGGACCGAGAAGTGCTGCTAATGATGCACGGTCCAAGCCCTGAAATCATGGCCCTGGAATTCAAGAAACTCTTAAACAAAATG AAGAGTGATTTCCAACAAGACACCAACACAGTCCTCACTGCCCTGAAAGCCTTACTCAGTGACCGGTCAAAACCGGAAGCCAACACAGAGACCAGTCTTAAG GGCGTACTGGACGCCACCAGGGAGGACTGGGGCCTCACCCTGGACCAGTTGGCTCAATACACCGACTCCATAGAGAAGGAGCTGATTAAAATGGCCAGTAATATGAGGAGATCCAGAACGGATATTCTTCACCTTACTGTCAG GGTGCAGGATCAGGAGAACCAAAAACGGCAGTTGAGTGAAGAACTAGAACAACTCAAGACTCCTCAAGATAGCCGAGAAGCTTCATGCCAAACACCTGTACCAGAAGAAGAG ACTGGTGATGACCTGGAATGGGATGAGGAATACGCCCTTCAAGATTTCCTAAAAAAGGAAATTGCAGCAAGCCCCTGTCAAGTTCAGGACGCAGTAACGGAGGAAGGGGACGAAAAGTGGACGGTGGTGAATGGCACGAGTGAGGGTGAAGCCAGAGACACGTCTACTCCGGTGGGGTCTGCTAAACCTGAGGCTTCCCTGGATGGACAGTGTCTGACTGGAGAAAGCCAAG TGTGCTTCACCGAATCAACACAGCCTGAGGATAACCATCAACATCTACAG GATGAAGCGGCAGTAATGTCGGACACCCACTCGCAAGCTGTCAGACCCGAGCACCCAGCGGCGGATGCTCCGCCTGATCCGTCCCACTCGGAGAGTCGTG AAATGACATCAAAATCTGAAGATGCATCgcaaaatgtgagcatttccgAACAGGAACCCACAAGCACGCCTACGGAAACGAAGATCACACCAGATAAAATCACTCCTTCAAATGAAAG CATCCAACCAGAAGGTCAAGACAAAGAGATCAACATAAGCACCGAAACG AGTCTAAGCCAGGACCCGTCTGTTCCCCGATCAACACAGGACGC CACAAGTTCTGTTCCTGTGTTGGTTGAGGAAGAGGAGAGTGCAAAGGAAGGGTACACAAGCATGGCAG CGCTTCTTCCTCAAGGGACAGGGGAGCTCACCAGCACCTGCGCCGACAGTTTAACAGACTGTCAGTTGTCAAGCGTGTCGTCAGTGCAGAATGGCCAATTAGAGAGCAACGTGACAGATACAAGTAAAGAGGAGAAGGACTCCAATGAGCTGAATCGAAAAGAGCTG GAGTCACAAGGTCAAGACTCTACACAAGCACTGAAGGTGGATGAAGCCAAAACTGGGAGCTGTGCACTTACTGAAAAACAAC AGTCGTCAACCATCTCTGAGCAGGATGATGTGTGCAG CCCGTTGTCACCAAATGAAAAAGAGATTGAG ACCGAATTCCAACGTCTAGCTCTGGGATTCAAGTGCGACATGTTTACTTTAGAGAAAAGACTCCGATTGGAAGAACGTTCACGTGACCTGGCCGAGGAAAATGTTCGCAGGGAAGTTTCCAGCTGCCAGGGATTGTTGCAG GCTCTTAACCCTTTATGTGACGATGACAACCAATCAATGGAGATCATCCACAGGCTCCAGAAGAATTTGGACATCCTCGTCCAATCCATGACTCGTGTTTCCAGTCGCTCCGAGATGCTCGGGTCCATTCATCAG GAGAGTCGCATTGGTAAGGCAGTGGAAGTAATGATTCAGCACGTAGAGAACCTGAGACGAGTGTACACAAaggagcatgccgaactgctggaGCTCCGAGAGGCCATGATGAGGAACGAGAGGTCGTTTGGATCTCACCTGGATAGAG ATGAATTCCGTGGCAAGAAGCCACCGACGACCCAATACTACAAG TCATCAACACGGCGGGTTAGCATAGCAGCAATTCCACGCTCTGGTGGAGGAAACATGCACTATGACATG ACCAAACAACAAGATGGTCCTGAAAGTGAAGCAGAAAGACTCACCCGGAGATCTCCATG GACTATGGGTGGTAAGAACATGGCGCGCCCCCCACTTAAACGCTTTGTTAGCTCTGCCGCCTGGGTTGAAACTGAAGAACCATCTGCCGTAATGAAGAG TGTGAATGAGCCTCAGACAGTTGCCGAATCCGAAGAATCGGCACCAGAGAGGAGAAGGTCCAGTCTCTGTGAACTGGGCAGCAAACTCACTTCCCTCATTCTGCCCTTAAAAAC AAATCAGGAGGAGCTCTTTGTGATGCT TCCAAGTTCCTCAGCAATCCCGGCCTGTCCTGATCAAGGACTGTCCCAGTCTCTGTCCAATAGTTTGACGTCCACCCGAGCGTCTGCGGCCGCGGTGGCTCGAGGCAGGCAGGGGATTTGGCTGTGGTTGGCTATGTTGCTACTCCTCGCAG GTCTTCTGGCACTTTTGGCTAGCCTGGTGATGCAGCCAGCAGTCGACGCCGCCCCGGTGGGGACTGGAGATTCCTGGATGGCCATCCAGCAGCTTCTCTGGCCTTACACGGGTTTGCGTCACAACGGACAACCCCCAGTATAG
- the dnai7 gene encoding dynein axonemal intermediate chain 7 isoform X1, which translates to MPPKKKGKKAPKLTKAQKAKLKLEEEERRLREEEEARIQAEREELERLERQRRQEILDRLEEKDSKRRGGELGELHSLLAKNYFAVKKHKNDVAQMTKWDKYMKCSDIPDPTVQQEVNTFISLWNDNPECSVQTVFKQCNVALQVGSVSHDHCNHSLNFCCLRQLIEELETLLGEVTDEANIPKFQEALMLLQNIVYKKILNISMETLKGASNHIDTETGNMQAVIKNDNTTLCLWANLMRNPRFKRLTFKSVGFGCELTKQLAASNVALRVLYTSYDHLSIVCKLTHLKPTTAPPCLLTVFNDVPHEGTYERNKKAKETLELTPEEMQQEAEDAQQEQNTAKEPELEKAVDDDFMSERMSEESMNTGTRSSIPNTEDGDSQYDPHTDDITDAMSPLPMDDHTTDHIEGAEVVDLRMYTPLGGVFYFELFHLPSQSFHVRGWEIQKLSDAGLRTFKYIPEKPNPEDEETSSSLLSLYVKLPESVVFLETPRAARWDAEAKYWRMDGIIDFSYREYVEEEVAPKVERDEDDDDEEEEEEEENSKGAKVSFKIEQFAPFVLMQRTYANFPFRSWEFRPLGKDSAIYTIHGAILDLSITIQGNQCMLQSDRELGLPNLFDKWMSAPDLQHAMLKAGINIFVNEHTGKFIRFGHKDPFMEHVAYEQLALFASVCSFSWSKWNAQCGPEHFVIKICEHQGPDPPPEDLWNLYLVGAQRFQKLEMTETSDVFCADHHPDSEFHSTFIHMMQDNMSPEGITQTREAHFLFVDTVQSLFCVTRPLMFC; encoded by the exons ATG CCTCCTAAGAAGAAG GGTAAAAAAGCACCAAAGTTGACCAAAGCTCAAAAAGCAAAACTAAAGCTTGAGGAAGAGGAGAGAAGGTTGCGAGAGGAAG AGGAAGCCAGGATTCAAGCTGAAAGAGAAGAACTTGAAAGGTTAGAAAGGCAAAGAAGGCAGGAAATCCTAGACAGACTCGAGGAAAAG GACAGCAAACGTAGAGGCGGCGAGCTTGGAGAACTCCATTCCCTCTTGGCAAAAAATTATTTTGCTGTCAAGAAACATAAAAACGATGTTGCGCAAATGACCAAG TGGGACAAATACATGAAATGCAGTGACATTCCCGACCCGACAGTTCAGCAGGAAGTCAACACGTTCATCAGCTTATGGAACGATAACCCGGAATGCAGCGTCCAAACCGTATTCAAGCAGTGCAACGTGGCTTTGCAGGTTGGTAGCGTTTCCCATGATCACTGCAACCACTCtttgaatttttgttgtttgcGGCAGCTTATCGAAGAACTGGAAACTCTCCTCGGGGAGGTAACCGACGAGGCGAACATCCCCAAATTCCAAGAGGCTCTCATGCTTCTGCAAAACATTGTTTACAAGAAAATTCTCAACATTAGCATGGAGACCCTGAAG GGAGCCAGCAACCACATAGACACCGAGACGGGCAACATGCAGGCTGTGATCAAAAATGACAACACCACACTGTGTCTGTGGGCCAACCTCATGAGAAATCCAAG GTTTAAACGTTTAACATTCAAGAGCGTAGGCTTTGGCTGTGAGTTGACCAAACAGCTGGCAGCGAGCAATGTCGCTCTGCGAGTCCTCTACACCAGCTACGACCACCTGTCTATTGTGTGCAAGTTGACACACTTAAAACCCACTACGGCTCCTCCCTG TCTACTCACCGTATTTAATGATGTTCCGCACGAGGGGACATACGAGAGGAACAAAAAGGCAAAGGAGACACTGGAGTTGACGCCCGAGGAGATGCAACAAGAGGCGGAGGATGCACAGCAGGAGCAGAATACTGCCAAAGAACCAGAGCTGGAGAAAGCTGTGGATGATGATTTCATGTCTGAAAGAATGTCGGAAGAGTCAATG AATACAGGAACACGATCCAGTATCCCAAACACGGAGGACGGCGATAGCCAGTATGATCCACACACAGATGATATCACAG ACGCCATGAGTCCCCTGCCGATGGATGATCACACGACAGACCACATTGAAGGCGCCGAAGTGGTGGATTTGAGAATGTACACTCCTCTGGGTGGAGTCTTCTACTTTGAGCTCTTCCATCTTCCATCACAATCTTTTCATGTTAGGGGCTGGGAAATCCAAAAG ttGTCAGACGCAGGTTTAAGGACCTTTAAGTATATTCCCGAGAAGCCAAATCCAGAAGATGAGGAAACCTCCTCCTCACTTCTCAGCTTGTATGTGAAACTTCCTGAGTCGGTGGTCTTCCTGGAAACCCCTCGAGCGGCTCGCTGGGACGCAGAAG CCAAGTACTGGCGAATGGATGGCATTATCGACTTCTCTTACCGAGAGTATGTGGAAGAGGAGGTGGCGCCCAAAGTGGAAcgggatgaagatgatgatgatgaggaggaagaagaagaggaggaaaataGCAAGGGGGCAAAAGTCTCCTTCAAAATAGAGCAATTCGCCCCATTTGTGTTGATGCAGCGCACTTACGCCAACTTTCCGTTCCGGAGCTGGGAGTTCCGCCCTTTGGGCAAAGACTCGGCCATCTACACCATCCATGGGGCTATTCTCGATCTCAGCATCACCATTCAG GGGAATCAGTGCATGCTGCAATCAGACCGAGAGTTGGGCCTACCCAACCTCTTTGACAAGTGGATGAGCGCCCCCGACCTGCAGCACGCCATGCTCAAGGCGGGGATCAACATCTTTGTCAACGAGCACACTGGGAAATTCATACGTTTTGGTCACAAG gaCCCATTCATGGAACACGTCGCTTATGAGCAACTGGCCCTATTTGCGTCGGTTTGTAGCTTCTCATGGAGCAAATGGAATGCTCAATGTGGGCCAGAAcactttgtcataaag ATCTGCGAGCATCAGGGCCCTGATCCCCCACCCGAGGATTTATGGAATCTCTACCTAGTGGGAGCTCAAAGATTTCAAAAGTTGGAGATGACGGAAACAAGCGACGTCTTTTGTGCGGACCACCACCCCGACAGCGAGTTTCACTCCACCTTCATTCACATGATGCAAGACAACATGAGCCCAGAAGGGATAACTCAAACCCGAGAAGCCCATTTCCTCTTCGTGGACACTGTTCAAAGTCTTTTTTGCGTCACCAGGCCACTCAtgttttgctaa
- the dnai7 gene encoding dynein axonemal intermediate chain 7 isoform X2 — MPPKKKGKKAPKLTKAQKAKLKLEEEERRLREEEEARIQAEREELERLERQRRQEILDRLEEKDSKRRGGELGELHSLLAKNYFAVKKHKNDVAQMTKWDKYMKCSDIPDPTVQQEVNTFISLWNDNPECSVQTVFKQCNVALQLIEELETLLGEVTDEANIPKFQEALMLLQNIVYKKILNISMETLKGASNHIDTETGNMQAVIKNDNTTLCLWANLMRNPRFKRLTFKSVGFGCELTKQLAASNVALRVLYTSYDHLSIVCKLTHLKPTTAPPCLLTVFNDVPHEGTYERNKKAKETLELTPEEMQQEAEDAQQEQNTAKEPELEKAVDDDFMSERMSEESMNTGTRSSIPNTEDGDSQYDPHTDDITDAMSPLPMDDHTTDHIEGAEVVDLRMYTPLGGVFYFELFHLPSQSFHVRGWEIQKLSDAGLRTFKYIPEKPNPEDEETSSSLLSLYVKLPESVVFLETPRAARWDAEAKYWRMDGIIDFSYREYVEEEVAPKVERDEDDDDEEEEEEEENSKGAKVSFKIEQFAPFVLMQRTYANFPFRSWEFRPLGKDSAIYTIHGAILDLSITIQGNQCMLQSDRELGLPNLFDKWMSAPDLQHAMLKAGINIFVNEHTGKFIRFGHKDPFMEHVAYEQLALFASVCSFSWSKWNAQCGPEHFVIKICEHQGPDPPPEDLWNLYLVGAQRFQKLEMTETSDVFCADHHPDSEFHSTFIHMMQDNMSPEGITQTREAHFLFVDTVQSLFCVTRPLMFC, encoded by the exons ATG CCTCCTAAGAAGAAG GGTAAAAAAGCACCAAAGTTGACCAAAGCTCAAAAAGCAAAACTAAAGCTTGAGGAAGAGGAGAGAAGGTTGCGAGAGGAAG AGGAAGCCAGGATTCAAGCTGAAAGAGAAGAACTTGAAAGGTTAGAAAGGCAAAGAAGGCAGGAAATCCTAGACAGACTCGAGGAAAAG GACAGCAAACGTAGAGGCGGCGAGCTTGGAGAACTCCATTCCCTCTTGGCAAAAAATTATTTTGCTGTCAAGAAACATAAAAACGATGTTGCGCAAATGACCAAG TGGGACAAATACATGAAATGCAGTGACATTCCCGACCCGACAGTTCAGCAGGAAGTCAACACGTTCATCAGCTTATGGAACGATAACCCGGAATGCAGCGTCCAAACCGTATTCAAGCAGTGCAACGTGGCTTTGCAG CTTATCGAAGAACTGGAAACTCTCCTCGGGGAGGTAACCGACGAGGCGAACATCCCCAAATTCCAAGAGGCTCTCATGCTTCTGCAAAACATTGTTTACAAGAAAATTCTCAACATTAGCATGGAGACCCTGAAG GGAGCCAGCAACCACATAGACACCGAGACGGGCAACATGCAGGCTGTGATCAAAAATGACAACACCACACTGTGTCTGTGGGCCAACCTCATGAGAAATCCAAG GTTTAAACGTTTAACATTCAAGAGCGTAGGCTTTGGCTGTGAGTTGACCAAACAGCTGGCAGCGAGCAATGTCGCTCTGCGAGTCCTCTACACCAGCTACGACCACCTGTCTATTGTGTGCAAGTTGACACACTTAAAACCCACTACGGCTCCTCCCTG TCTACTCACCGTATTTAATGATGTTCCGCACGAGGGGACATACGAGAGGAACAAAAAGGCAAAGGAGACACTGGAGTTGACGCCCGAGGAGATGCAACAAGAGGCGGAGGATGCACAGCAGGAGCAGAATACTGCCAAAGAACCAGAGCTGGAGAAAGCTGTGGATGATGATTTCATGTCTGAAAGAATGTCGGAAGAGTCAATG AATACAGGAACACGATCCAGTATCCCAAACACGGAGGACGGCGATAGCCAGTATGATCCACACACAGATGATATCACAG ACGCCATGAGTCCCCTGCCGATGGATGATCACACGACAGACCACATTGAAGGCGCCGAAGTGGTGGATTTGAGAATGTACACTCCTCTGGGTGGAGTCTTCTACTTTGAGCTCTTCCATCTTCCATCACAATCTTTTCATGTTAGGGGCTGGGAAATCCAAAAG ttGTCAGACGCAGGTTTAAGGACCTTTAAGTATATTCCCGAGAAGCCAAATCCAGAAGATGAGGAAACCTCCTCCTCACTTCTCAGCTTGTATGTGAAACTTCCTGAGTCGGTGGTCTTCCTGGAAACCCCTCGAGCGGCTCGCTGGGACGCAGAAG CCAAGTACTGGCGAATGGATGGCATTATCGACTTCTCTTACCGAGAGTATGTGGAAGAGGAGGTGGCGCCCAAAGTGGAAcgggatgaagatgatgatgatgaggaggaagaagaagaggaggaaaataGCAAGGGGGCAAAAGTCTCCTTCAAAATAGAGCAATTCGCCCCATTTGTGTTGATGCAGCGCACTTACGCCAACTTTCCGTTCCGGAGCTGGGAGTTCCGCCCTTTGGGCAAAGACTCGGCCATCTACACCATCCATGGGGCTATTCTCGATCTCAGCATCACCATTCAG GGGAATCAGTGCATGCTGCAATCAGACCGAGAGTTGGGCCTACCCAACCTCTTTGACAAGTGGATGAGCGCCCCCGACCTGCAGCACGCCATGCTCAAGGCGGGGATCAACATCTTTGTCAACGAGCACACTGGGAAATTCATACGTTTTGGTCACAAG gaCCCATTCATGGAACACGTCGCTTATGAGCAACTGGCCCTATTTGCGTCGGTTTGTAGCTTCTCATGGAGCAAATGGAATGCTCAATGTGGGCCAGAAcactttgtcataaag ATCTGCGAGCATCAGGGCCCTGATCCCCCACCCGAGGATTTATGGAATCTCTACCTAGTGGGAGCTCAAAGATTTCAAAAGTTGGAGATGACGGAAACAAGCGACGTCTTTTGTGCGGACCACCACCCCGACAGCGAGTTTCACTCCACCTTCATTCACATGATGCAAGACAACATGAGCCCAGAAGGGATAACTCAAACCCGAGAAGCCCATTTCCTCTTCGTGGACACTGTTCAAAGTCTTTTTTGCGTCACCAGGCCACTCAtgttttgctaa
- the lyrm5a gene encoding LYR motif-containing protein 5A: MANPLKSEVIRLYKNLLYLGRDYPEGSAFFRQRLKSAFMKNKDLKDPEHIKKMVGRGEFVIKELEALYFLKKYRAMKKRYYDPET; encoded by the exons ATGGCCAACCCACTAAAAAGTGAAGTGATCAGGCTTTATAAAAAC TTGCTGTATCTCGGTCGAGACTACCCGGAGGGATCTGCCTTTTTCCGACAGCGCCTCAAGTCAGCCTTCATGAAGAATAAAGACTTGAAGGACCCcgaacacataaaaaaaatggtgggacGTGGAGAGTTTGTCATCAAGGAGCTGGAGGCCCTCTACTTCCTCAAGAAGTACAGAGCCATGAAGAAGCGCTATTATGACCCAGAAACATAG